The Streptomyces cynarae genome contains a region encoding:
- a CDS encoding competence protein CoiA family protein, translating into MGRFVWHTAGRLAFEQLHNRLQRRGLDVQTETRSEDGRVITDVLVTSAGARVGWEAQHSPITASTVRRRSAKARERNIAPLRVTPDATSALIDRAPRTRVDDVPWQRIISPLAQIIRGGVRHLQI; encoded by the coding sequence ATGGGACGCTTCGTATGGCACACCGCGGGACGACTGGCCTTCGAGCAGCTGCACAACCGGCTTCAGCGGCGCGGACTGGACGTGCAGACCGAAACGCGATCCGAGGACGGACGGGTGATCACCGACGTGCTGGTGACCAGCGCCGGCGCACGCGTGGGATGGGAAGCCCAGCACTCCCCCATCACCGCCAGTACCGTGCGCCGGCGATCCGCCAAAGCCCGCGAGCGCAACATCGCACCTCTGCGGGTGACCCCAGACGCCACCTCTGCCCTCATAGACCGCGCCCCCAGGACCCGCGTCGACGACGTGCCCTGGCAGCGCATCATCTCCCCCCTCGCCCAGATCATCCGCGGCGGCGTCCGCCACCTGCAGATCTGA
- a CDS encoding helix-turn-helix transcriptional regulator, producing MLEPAGLTAIEETVYRLLVGTATASAQEVADQTGLPRDSVEAVLAALRGKGLASTTDRDPLHYAAVPPDVALLPRLQRNADALDKARTAVTDLLDSYRSTRRRHDPGQLIEVITGAEALRQHLRQMQDNARHEMLWFCKAQYVAMPSGSNRAEYDALARGVRYRVLYEQAFFDDEGAVDNVVEGVRAGEVARSVPHLPLRLAVADRAIAICPLVPGGPQGSPHVATAALVRGSSLLEALISLFERYWETAVPLNVSASGGVEGSDGVVDADPLTETDRRLLSLLVAGVADKAIASQMGLSRRTVQRHIQHMMTLAGADTRMQLAWQAARRGWL from the coding sequence ATGCTGGAGCCGGCAGGTCTCACGGCGATCGAGGAGACGGTCTACCGGCTCCTGGTCGGGACCGCGACCGCGTCGGCCCAGGAGGTCGCCGACCAAACCGGGCTCCCGCGCGACTCCGTCGAGGCCGTCCTCGCAGCCCTGCGCGGCAAGGGCCTCGCCAGCACCACCGACCGCGATCCGCTGCACTACGCGGCCGTACCGCCCGACGTGGCGCTGCTGCCGCGGTTGCAGCGCAACGCCGACGCGCTCGACAAGGCCCGTACCGCCGTCACCGACCTCCTCGACAGCTACCGCAGTACGCGCCGCAGGCACGACCCCGGCCAGCTCATCGAGGTCATCACCGGAGCGGAGGCGCTGCGCCAGCACCTGCGGCAGATGCAGGACAACGCGCGCCACGAGATGCTCTGGTTCTGCAAGGCGCAGTACGTGGCGATGCCCTCGGGCAGCAACCGCGCCGAGTACGACGCCCTCGCCCGCGGGGTGCGCTACCGCGTCCTGTACGAGCAGGCCTTCTTCGACGACGAGGGCGCCGTCGACAACGTCGTGGAAGGTGTGCGCGCCGGTGAGGTGGCCCGCTCGGTCCCGCACCTGCCGCTGCGCCTGGCCGTGGCCGACCGCGCCATCGCCATCTGCCCGCTGGTCCCCGGTGGGCCCCAGGGCAGTCCCCATGTGGCGACGGCCGCGCTGGTGCGAGGCAGCAGCCTGCTGGAGGCGCTCATCTCACTCTTCGAGCGCTACTGGGAGACCGCGGTCCCGCTGAACGTCAGCGCGTCCGGAGGGGTGGAGGGCAGCGACGGGGTCGTCGACGCCGACCCGCTGACCGAGACCGACCGCCGGCTGCTCTCGCTGCTCGTGGCGGGTGTCGCCGACAAGGCCATCGCGAGTCAGATGGGGCTGAGCAGGCGCACCGTGCAACGCCACATCCAGCACATGATGACCCTCGCCGGCGCCGACACGCGGATGCAGCTCGCCTGGCAAGCCGCTCGCCGCGGCTGGCTCTGA